Proteins encoded by one window of Enterococcus saccharolyticus subsp. saccharolyticus:
- the parC gene encoding DNA topoisomerase IV subunit A, with translation MEHTHNIQELTLEEVMGDRFGRYSKYIIQERALPDIRDGLKPVQRRILFAMNKDGNTHEKGFRKSAKSVGNIMGNYHPHGDSSIYEAMVRMSQDWKLREILIEMHGNNGSMDGDPPAAMRYTEARLSQLSGELLKDIEKETVDFVWNFDDTEKEPTVLPAKYPNLLVNGSTGISAGYATEIPTHNLEEVINGTIYLIDHPQASLEKLMEFIPGPDFPTGGILQGKEEIKKAYETGKGKVILRSKTRIETIRGGKQQIIINEIPYEVNKATLVKKMDEIRLNKKIEGIAEVRDESDRTGLQIVVELKKDVNAQGILNYLFKNTELQINYNFNMVAIDEMRPQQVGLKRILESYVKHRRGVILKRSRYDLEKAETRQHVVDGLIKALSILDAVIATIRGSKDKKDAKNNLIIEHQFTEVQAEAIVTLQLYRLTNTDITQLKAEAEELAALIAHLQNIIHNESELLKVVKKELREVKKQYGQPRLTRIEDEIQEIKIETEVLVPQEDVVVSVTHEGYIKRSSLRSYAASKPEELGMKEGDYVLYTGQANTLDHLLLITNKGNVIYRPVHELPDMRWKEIGEHISQTILNFSIDESILGVFTYNELHPLKNFVLISKEGLIKQTRMTEFEPWRTYKSRPTAIIKFKSETDELTNVFLVNQEENLDIFLASHMGFGLRYPLTEVPVVGPKAAGVKSMNLKESDFVVNGTLVYSEGDTPIIVVTQRGAVKRMLAQELTQLGRAKRGLMILRELKANPHRVVYMGNGETKQLRLQNQKGEEQLILSDTYAINERTSNGSFVMDEKQGGEVTSVIEMTDPSIISENAVV, from the coding sequence AGTACAACGCAGAATCTTATTTGCGATGAATAAAGACGGTAATACCCATGAAAAAGGCTTTAGAAAGTCAGCAAAATCAGTCGGAAATATTATGGGGAATTACCATCCTCATGGAGATAGCAGTATTTATGAAGCAATGGTTCGAATGAGCCAAGATTGGAAACTGCGTGAAATCTTAATTGAGATGCATGGAAATAACGGAAGTATGGACGGTGATCCACCGGCTGCGATGCGTTATACAGAAGCGCGTTTATCACAATTAAGTGGTGAATTGTTAAAAGACATCGAAAAAGAAACAGTCGATTTTGTTTGGAACTTTGATGATACTGAAAAAGAGCCGACTGTTTTACCTGCAAAATATCCCAATCTATTGGTCAATGGTTCAACAGGAATTTCAGCTGGTTACGCAACAGAAATTCCAACACATAATTTAGAAGAAGTTATCAATGGAACCATTTATTTAATTGATCATCCACAAGCCTCTTTAGAAAAATTAATGGAATTTATTCCAGGTCCTGATTTTCCAACAGGTGGTATCTTACAAGGAAAAGAAGAAATCAAGAAAGCGTATGAGACAGGTAAAGGAAAAGTTATTTTACGTTCAAAAACACGTATTGAAACCATTCGTGGTGGAAAACAACAAATTATTATTAATGAAATTCCTTATGAAGTAAATAAAGCTACCCTTGTGAAAAAAATGGATGAAATTCGATTGAATAAAAAAATCGAAGGGATTGCTGAAGTGCGTGATGAAAGTGACCGTACAGGATTGCAAATCGTTGTGGAATTGAAAAAAGATGTGAATGCGCAAGGAATTTTAAATTATCTTTTCAAAAATACTGAATTACAAATTAACTATAATTTCAATATGGTAGCTATTGATGAAATGCGTCCACAACAAGTTGGATTGAAGCGTATTTTAGAAAGCTATGTGAAGCATCGTCGTGGCGTGATCTTAAAGCGCAGTCGTTATGATCTTGAAAAAGCCGAAACCAGACAACATGTTGTGGACGGTTTAATTAAAGCTTTGTCGATTTTAGATGCAGTGATTGCCACGATTCGCGGCAGTAAAGATAAAAAAGATGCGAAAAATAATTTAATTATTGAACATCAATTTACAGAAGTACAAGCTGAAGCAATTGTTACGTTGCAATTGTACCGTTTGACAAATACAGATATCACGCAATTAAAAGCAGAAGCCGAAGAACTTGCGGCTTTAATTGCTCATCTACAAAATATCATTCATAACGAATCAGAATTATTAAAAGTGGTGAAAAAAGAATTACGTGAAGTCAAAAAACAATATGGACAACCTCGTTTGACAAGAATTGAAGATGAAATTCAAGAAATCAAAATCGAAACAGAAGTGTTGGTTCCTCAAGAGGATGTTGTCGTTTCAGTAACGCATGAAGGATATATCAAACGTAGTAGTTTACGTTCATATGCGGCTTCTAAACCAGAAGAACTGGGGATGAAAGAAGGCGATTATGTTTTATATACCGGACAAGCCAATACATTAGATCATCTATTATTGATTACCAATAAAGGAAATGTCATTTATCGTCCAGTACATGAATTACCGGATATGCGTTGGAAAGAAATTGGCGAGCATATTTCTCAAACAATTTTGAATTTTTCAATTGATGAATCCATTTTAGGCGTATTTACGTATAATGAATTACATCCATTAAAGAACTTTGTATTGATTAGCAAAGAAGGCTTGATTAAGCAAACCCGAATGACTGAATTTGAACCATGGCGCACGTATAAGAGCCGTCCGACAGCTATTATCAAATTTAAATCAGAGACAGACGAATTAACCAATGTCTTTTTAGTGAATCAAGAAGAAAATTTAGATATCTTTTTAGCAAGTCATATGGGCTTTGGTTTACGTTATCCATTAACTGAAGTTCCCGTTGTCGGTCCTAAAGCTGCCGGTGTAAAATCGATGAATCTCAAAGAAAGTGATTTCGTCGTTAATGGGACGCTTGTTTATTCTGAAGGAGATACACCAATAATCGTAGTGACTCAGCGTGGTGCTGTGAAACGGATGCTAGCGCAAGAGTTAACGCAATTAGGTCGTGCGAAACGTGGATTAATGATTTTAAGAGAATTGAAAGCAAATCCACATCGCGTTGTTTATATGGGCAATGGTGAAACCAAGCAGCTTCGTCTTCAAAATCAAAAAGGAGAAGAACAATTGATTTTATCCGATACGTATGCGATTAATGAACGAACATCTAATGGGTCATTTGTGATGGATGAAAAACAAGGTGGGGAAGTAACGTCGGTTATTGAAATGACCGATCCATCGATTATCAGTGAAAACGCTGTTGTATAA